The Cellulophaga sp. L1A9 genome window below encodes:
- the dnaK gene encoding molecular chaperone DnaK, whose product MSKIIGIDLGTTNSCVSVMEGNEAVVIPNAEGKRTTPSVIAFVEGGEIKVGDPAKRQAVTNPTKTIYSIKRFMGNKFSESSAEAKRVPYKVVKGDNDTPRVDIDGRLYTPQELSAMILQKMKKTAEDYLGQTVTRAVITVPAYFNDAQRQATKEAGEIAGLTVERIINEPTAASLAYGMDKKDTDQKIVVFDFGGGTHDVSILELGDGVFEVLATDGDTHLGGDDVDQKIIDWLADEFKSEENIDLRDDAMALQRLREAAEKAKIELSSSASTEINLPYVTATASGPKHLVRTLTLAKFNQLIDDLVKRTIEPCATALKSAGLSKSDIDEIILVGGSTRIPAVVEAVEKFFGKKPSKGVNPDEVVAVGAAIQGGVLTGDVKDVLLLDVTPLSLGIETMGGVMTKLIESNTTIPTKKSQVFSTAADNQPSVEIHVLQGERPMAADNKNIGRFHLDGIPPAQRGTPQIEVTFDIDANGIIKVSATDKATNKTQDIRIEASSGLTEEEIKKMKAEAEANAESDKKAKETADKLNEADGMIFQTEKQLTEFGDKLSDDKKKPVEDALAELKAAYESKDIAVITPALDKINEAWKVASEEMYKAQAEGQEGAAPGPDAAAGAESAEGDNVEDVDFEEVK is encoded by the coding sequence TCCTAACGCAGAAGGAAAAAGAACTACACCGTCAGTTATCGCATTTGTAGAAGGTGGAGAGATTAAAGTAGGAGATCCTGCAAAAAGACAAGCAGTTACAAACCCAACTAAAACGATTTATTCTATTAAGCGTTTTATGGGGAACAAGTTCTCTGAATCTAGCGCAGAAGCTAAAAGAGTACCTTATAAGGTAGTAAAAGGAGATAATGATACTCCAAGAGTAGATATTGATGGTCGTTTATATACGCCACAAGAATTATCTGCAATGATTCTTCAGAAAATGAAGAAAACTGCAGAAGACTATTTAGGTCAAACGGTAACAAGAGCGGTAATTACTGTTCCTGCTTACTTTAATGATGCTCAAAGACAAGCAACAAAAGAAGCTGGTGAAATTGCTGGTTTAACTGTAGAACGTATTATCAACGAACCAACTGCTGCATCTTTAGCATATGGTATGGATAAGAAAGATACAGATCAAAAAATTGTTGTTTTTGATTTTGGTGGTGGTACGCATGATGTTTCTATCCTTGAATTAGGAGATGGCGTTTTTGAAGTATTGGCTACAGATGGTGATACACACTTAGGTGGTGATGATGTTGATCAAAAAATTATTGATTGGTTAGCTGATGAATTCAAAAGTGAAGAAAATATAGATTTACGTGATGATGCAATGGCTTTACAACGTTTACGTGAGGCTGCTGAAAAAGCGAAAATTGAATTATCTTCTTCTGCTTCAACAGAAATTAACTTACCATATGTAACGGCTACTGCTAGTGGACCTAAGCATTTAGTTCGTACATTGACTTTGGCTAAATTTAATCAATTGATTGACGATTTAGTAAAAAGAACTATCGAGCCTTGTGCTACAGCATTGAAAAGTGCAGGATTATCTAAAAGTGATATCGATGAAATTATCTTAGTAGGTGGTTCTACAAGAATCCCTGCGGTTGTTGAAGCTGTTGAGAAATTCTTCGGTAAAAAACCATCAAAAGGAGTTAACCCTGATGAAGTTGTAGCGGTAGGTGCTGCAATCCAAGGTGGTGTGTTAACTGGTGATGTTAAAGATGTATTGTTATTAGATGTTACTCCATTATCATTAGGTATTGAAACTATGGGTGGTGTAATGACTAAGCTGATAGAATCGAATACAACGATTCCTACTAAGAAATCTCAAGTATTCTCTACAGCAGCAGACAATCAACCATCAGTAGAAATTCACGTTTTACAAGGTGAAAGACCTATGGCGGCAGATAACAAAAACATCGGACGTTTCCATTTAGATGGTATTCCACCAGCACAAAGAGGAACACCTCAAATTGAAGTAACTTTTGATATTGATGCGAACGGTATTATTAAAGTATCAGCAACAGATAAAGCGACTAACAAAACTCAGGATATTAGAATTGAAGCTTCTTCAGGTTTAACAGAAGAAGAAATCAAGAAAATGAAAGCAGAAGCGGAAGCTAATGCGGAGTCTGATAAAAAAGCGAAAGAAACTGCTGATAAATTAAACGAAGCTGATGGAATGATCTTCCAAACAGAAAAGCAGTTAACTGAATTTGGTGATAAATTATCTGATGATAAGAAAAAACCAGTTGAAGATGCTTTAGCGGAATTAAAAGCAGCATACGAGTCTAAAGACATCGCTGTAATTACTCCTGCTTTAGATAAGATTAACGAAGCTTGGAAAGTTGCCTCTGAAGAAATGTACAAAGCGCAAGCTGAAGGACAAGAAGGAGCTGCTCCAGGACCAGATGCTGCTGCAGGTGCAGAATCAGCTGAAGGTGATAACGTAGAAGACGTAGACTTCGAAGAAGTTAAGTAA
- a CDS encoding GNAT family N-acetyltransferase: MKTKAITLENDVVKLTPLSLENFEYLYPIAEQPKLVQYSPSAIEKHDELENYVKIALKQQEAKTSIPFIVYDKRISSYAGSTRFMNINWKNKTLEIGSTWIGREFQGTGLNTQIKALMLQYAFTELDMEKIEFRIDERNVASRKAVEKLGCILEGVLRKNVYLLDGFKRNTCCYGLLKEEWIDNNLKNSL; encoded by the coding sequence ATGAAAACCAAAGCCATTACACTAGAAAACGATGTTGTAAAACTCACACCACTGAGCTTGGAAAATTTTGAATACCTCTACCCAATTGCCGAACAGCCTAAATTAGTACAGTATTCTCCATCTGCGATTGAAAAACATGATGAGTTAGAAAACTATGTGAAGATTGCTTTAAAGCAACAGGAGGCCAAAACTAGTATTCCGTTTATTGTTTACGACAAAAGAATAAGCAGCTATGCCGGCAGTACTCGTTTTATGAACATCAATTGGAAAAACAAAACGCTAGAGATTGGATCTACATGGATAGGCCGAGAATTTCAGGGTACTGGATTAAACACACAAATAAAAGCCTTAATGCTCCAGTATGCGTTCACAGAACTAGATATGGAAAAGATCGAATTTAGAATAGACGAGCGCAACGTTGCCTCCCGTAAAGCGGTAGAAAAATTAGGCTGTATTTTAGAAGGCGTCTTACGTAAAAATGTATACTTATTAGATGGATTTAAACGCAACACGTGCTGTTACGGACTCCTAAAGGAGGAATGGATTGATAATAATTTGAAAAACTCGCTTTAA
- a CDS encoding alpha/beta hydrolase has translation MNTTEKQVSYTTRNTYETLNTLTAKTKNVWIVFHGIGYLSRYFLRYFNALNPDENYIIAPQAPSKYYLNGKYVHVGASWLTKENTALEMENVSSYLDAVFAAEQLPENTNLIVFGFSQGVSIASRWTVLNRVKCNQLVLYAGGIPNEMTPEEFKFLEEQHTQVKIIVGTNDEYLNEERMKSESKKIATLFNNKAEITTFEGGHEVRKEIINNLV, from the coding sequence ATGAATACAACAGAAAAACAAGTTTCATATACCACTAGAAATACCTACGAAACCCTAAATACGCTTACGGCAAAAACAAAAAATGTTTGGATTGTTTTTCACGGGATCGGCTATTTGAGTAGGTACTTCCTCAGGTATTTTAATGCCTTGAATCCAGATGAAAATTATATCATCGCTCCACAAGCACCTTCTAAATATTATTTAAACGGAAAGTATGTGCATGTAGGGGCAAGTTGGCTCACGAAAGAAAATACGGCATTAGAAATGGAAAATGTTTCTAGCTATTTAGATGCTGTTTTTGCTGCGGAACAATTGCCAGAAAACACCAACCTTATTGTTTTCGGCTTCTCCCAAGGGGTTTCTATTGCTTCTAGGTGGACTGTCTTGAATCGCGTAAAATGTAATCAGCTCGTACTTTATGCCGGAGGAATACCGAATGAGATGACTCCTGAAGAATTTAAATTTTTAGAAGAGCAACACACGCAAGTAAAAATTATTGTTGGTACTAATGACGAATACTTAAATGAGGAGCGTATGAAATCTGAGTCCAAAAAAATAGCGACTTTATTTAATAATAAAGCAGAAATCACCACTTTTGAAGGCGGACATGAAGTGAGAAAAGAAATTATTAATAATTTAGTCTAA
- a CDS encoding PaaI family thioesterase, protein MEDYKEKILKICNDTCKGTLMETLDITYVDVGENYLVGKMPVTSKVFQPDGVLHGGAMVALAESVGSAASYIFLNAQEVTVRGLEISANHVKSIREGFVYAKAIVIHKGRTTQVWDIKLTDANDNLISICKLTTISLPKK, encoded by the coding sequence ATGGAAGATTATAAAGAGAAAATACTAAAGATTTGCAATGATACCTGTAAGGGTACTTTGATGGAAACTTTAGATATTACTTATGTTGATGTTGGAGAAAATTATTTGGTAGGTAAAATGCCGGTGACATCAAAAGTTTTTCAGCCTGATGGTGTTTTACATGGAGGGGCCATGGTAGCTCTTGCGGAAAGCGTAGGTAGTGCAGCATCTTATATTTTCTTAAATGCACAAGAAGTTACGGTTCGTGGATTGGAAATTTCAGCAAATCATGTAAAAAGTATTCGCGAAGGTTTCGTATATGCAAAAGCAATAGTTATTCATAAGGGGCGAACCACTCAAGTCTGGGATATTAAACTTACCGATGCGAATGACAATTTAATTTCTATTTGTAAACTTACGACCATATCATTACCTAAAAAGTAA
- a CDS encoding chorismate-binding protein encodes MLHDFFSKAKNHFKASKPFVLYRKPSETTVNGLFQNDDELHYVEDFSKSGFVFAPFNADDKIILLQPDEKHVVEYTASESTKELASIPLEADDDQKEFHINLVRKGIELIEKDELKKVVLSRKLEVVTNKSAFTLFEALLANYSNAFCYLWYHPRIGLWLGATPEILLRTENKQLKTMSLAGTKKVEEGKAPVWEKKELEEQKLVTDYIASALEFSVANLTISETESLKAGSLWHLRTSVSGRLSAYNLKEIITALHPTPAVCGLPKIQAKAFILAHENYDREYYTGFLGELNFKEENFRSGNRRNRENQAYRTVKNTTSLYVNLRCMQLKDKKALVYVGGGITQESDPEKEWEETVAKSNTMLKVVL; translated from the coding sequence ATGTTGCACGATTTTTTTTCTAAAGCAAAAAACCATTTTAAGGCTTCAAAACCATTTGTTTTGTATCGGAAACCTTCAGAAACTACCGTTAATGGCTTGTTTCAAAACGATGATGAACTTCATTATGTAGAAGACTTCTCGAAAAGCGGTTTTGTTTTTGCTCCGTTTAATGCAGATGATAAGATTATTTTATTACAGCCAGATGAAAAACATGTGGTCGAATATACAGCTTCGGAAAGCACCAAGGAACTTGCTAGTATACCTTTGGAGGCAGATGATGATCAGAAAGAATTCCATATCAATTTAGTGCGAAAAGGTATTGAATTGATTGAAAAGGATGAATTAAAAAAAGTGGTGCTTTCTAGAAAATTGGAAGTAGTAACAAATAAGTCGGCCTTTACGTTATTTGAAGCTTTACTCGCCAATTATTCAAATGCATTTTGTTACCTCTGGTACCACCCTAGAATAGGTTTGTGGTTGGGAGCAACTCCTGAAATTTTGCTCAGAACAGAAAATAAACAACTCAAGACCATGTCTCTCGCTGGGACCAAAAAAGTAGAAGAAGGGAAAGCTCCCGTTTGGGAAAAAAAAGAATTAGAGGAACAGAAATTAGTTACGGATTATATCGCATCAGCCTTAGAATTTAGTGTAGCTAATTTAACTATTTCGGAAACGGAATCTTTAAAAGCTGGGAGTTTATGGCATTTAAGAACATCAGTTTCAGGAAGATTATCTGCCTATAATTTAAAAGAAATTATTACCGCGTTACACCCTACGCCAGCGGTGTGTGGATTACCGAAAATACAAGCGAAAGCTTTTATTTTAGCACATGAAAATTATGATAGAGAATACTACACCGGTTTTTTAGGCGAGCTTAATTTTAAAGAAGAGAATTTTCGATCTGGCAATAGGCGTAATAGAGAAAATCAGGCTTATAGAACGGTTAAAAATACCACATCGCTTTACGTAAACCTTAGATGCATGCAATTAAAAGATAAAAAGGCATTGGTATATGTAGGAGGCGGAATTACACAGGAATCGGATCCCGAAAAAGAATGGGAAGAAACGGTAGCAAAAAGTAATACAATGCTTAAAGTTGTGTTGTAA
- the menD gene encoding 2-succinyl-5-enolpyruvyl-6-hydroxy-3-cyclohexene-1-carboxylate synthase, with product MKYSTIPSAQTVAHYCKIYGIKDIVISPGSRNAPLTITFTEDEYFNCFSVVDERCAAFFALGMAQQQQKPVAVLCTSGSALLNYYPAISEAFYSDIPLVVISADRPSYKIDIGDGQTIRQDHVFDRHIGYSANLKLDVSHATETIKKQGKGLLSLSMSVEKQQAQIEAYNDKELGQAFQLAIETMSPVHINVPFEEPLYNTTTTPNHQPALVYQKPVLEAVEDLSAFAATWNNAKRKLVLVGVEYPNAVAQEYLDVLANDASVIVLTETTSNLHHPNFFKSIDSLIAPIEKSANSDELFKKLQPDLILTFGGLIVSKKIKSFLRKYKAAQHWHIDAKKAYDTFFSITHHFETSENTFFKSFLPKVKPIDSDYYSYWAAVKKKYEAKRNQYLKEIPFSDMLAFSKVANSIPENYQLHLANSSTVRYAQLFTIAPSITVFCNRGTSGIDGSTSTAVGAAVYNQKPTLLITGDLSFLYDSNGLWNKNIRSDFRIIVLNNDGGGIFRILPGQEETENFETFFETTHAIDLAKLCSSYDISHEAVENEKNLEKALINFYKSSKIPKLLEIKTPRFINNKILLSYFDFIS from the coding sequence TTGAAATACTCTACAATACCCTCTGCACAAACGGTCGCTCATTATTGCAAAATATATGGCATAAAAGATATTGTTATCTCTCCAGGTTCGCGAAATGCGCCATTAACCATAACTTTTACAGAAGATGAATACTTCAATTGTTTCAGTGTTGTAGATGAACGTTGCGCTGCTTTTTTCGCATTGGGTATGGCGCAGCAACAACAGAAACCTGTTGCGGTGCTGTGTACTTCGGGGAGCGCGCTTTTAAATTATTATCCGGCTATTTCAGAAGCTTTCTATAGCGATATTCCACTAGTGGTAATATCAGCTGATAGACCGTCTTATAAGATAGATATTGGAGACGGACAAACTATACGTCAAGATCACGTGTTTGATCGTCACATTGGGTATTCGGCGAACTTAAAGTTAGATGTAAGTCACGCTACAGAAACGATAAAAAAACAGGGGAAAGGCTTGCTTAGTTTAAGTATGTCAGTAGAAAAGCAACAAGCGCAAATAGAAGCGTATAACGATAAAGAGTTAGGACAGGCATTTCAATTAGCCATTGAGACCATGTCTCCGGTACATATAAATGTGCCATTTGAAGAGCCTTTATACAATACCACTACGACACCTAATCACCAGCCCGCTTTAGTGTATCAGAAGCCTGTACTTGAGGCGGTAGAAGATTTGTCTGCTTTTGCAGCCACTTGGAACAACGCAAAACGTAAATTAGTTTTGGTAGGAGTAGAGTATCCTAATGCGGTAGCTCAAGAATACCTTGATGTTTTAGCGAATGATGCATCGGTTATTGTACTGACAGAAACAACATCAAACTTACATCATCCTAATTTTTTTAAGAGTATCGATAGTCTTATTGCTCCTATAGAAAAATCGGCCAATAGTGATGAGCTATTCAAAAAATTACAACCCGATCTAATTCTTACCTTCGGCGGACTCATAGTATCTAAGAAAATAAAGAGTTTCTTGCGCAAGTATAAAGCAGCACAGCATTGGCATATTGATGCGAAGAAAGCATACGACACTTTTTTTTCTATTACACATCATTTTGAAACATCAGAAAATACTTTTTTTAAGTCTTTTCTGCCGAAAGTAAAACCTATTGACAGTGACTATTATTCCTATTGGGCTGCAGTGAAAAAAAAGTATGAGGCCAAACGAAATCAATATCTAAAGGAAATTCCATTTTCAGATATGTTAGCTTTCTCAAAAGTTGCAAATTCGATTCCAGAAAACTACCAGTTACATTTAGCAAATAGTTCTACGGTGCGTTATGCACAATTATTTACCATAGCTCCAAGTATCACTGTTTTTTGCAATCGTGGTACTAGTGGTATAGATGGGTCTACGTCTACAGCTGTAGGAGCTGCAGTTTATAATCAAAAACCGACTTTGTTAATTACAGGGGATCTTAGTTTTTTATACGATAGTAATGGTTTGTGGAATAAAAATATACGTTCAGATTTTAGAATTATTGTTCTTAATAATGACGGTGGCGGAATCTTTAGGATTTTACCTGGTCAAGAAGAAACTGAGAATTTTGAAACCTTTTTTGAGACCACTCATGCAATAGATTTAGCAAAATTGTGCAGTAGTTATGATATTTCACATGAAGCGGTAGAAAATGAGAAAAACTTAGAAAAAGCCCTGATTAATTTTTATAAAAGCAGTAAAATACCTAAATTGTTAGAGATAAAAACTCCCAGATTTATTAATAATAAAATTTTGCTTAGTTATTTTGATTTTATATCTTAG
- a CDS encoding DUF2853 family protein yields MSKRDELIVKYAADIKDKFGEAPDMDLLTKVAIGLGPAIYNADASKVSGGDQKEKDTVKNNFLIKKLGMTENADMMPAIESVLEKYGSSNRNKHRAVVYYMLAKHFKKQAVYNK; encoded by the coding sequence ATGAGTAAAAGAGACGAATTAATCGTAAAGTATGCAGCGGACATTAAAGATAAATTTGGTGAAGCGCCTGACATGGATTTATTAACAAAAGTTGCTATAGGATTAGGTCCAGCAATATACAATGCAGATGCTTCTAAAGTTTCTGGAGGTGACCAAAAAGAAAAAGATACGGTTAAGAATAACTTCTTAATTAAAAAATTAGGAATGACAGAAAATGCTGATATGATGCCAGCAATTGAAAGTGTTTTAGAAAAGTATGGTTCTTCTAACCGTAACAAGCACAGAGCTGTTGTTTATTATATGCTAGCAAAACATTTTAAAAAACAAGCTGTTTATAACAAATAA